One Hippoglossus hippoglossus isolate fHipHip1 chromosome 5, fHipHip1.pri, whole genome shotgun sequence genomic window carries:
- the LOC117761316 gene encoding caM kinase-like vesicle-associated protein translates to MPFGCLTLGEKKDYNNPSEVNDKYDLGQIVKSEEFCEIFRAKDRNTLKMYTCKKFHKKDGRKVRKAAKNEIMILKMVKHHNILQLVDTFETKKEYFLFLELATGREVFDWILDQGYYSERDTSNVMRQVLEAVAYLHSQKIVHRNLKLENLVYFNRLKHSKIVISDFQLAKLENGLIKDPCGTPEYLAPEVVGRQRYGRPVDCWAIGVIMYILLSGNPPFYDDAEEDDSDNRDKNLFIKILSGDYEFDSPYWDDISDSAKTLVASLMEVDQDQRLTAQEAIAHEWISGNAASDKNIKDGVCAQIEKNFAKAKWKKAVRVTTLMKRLRASEQGESGASGLAEGAAADPNAPSGAAPALPVGNSLATSLKAALSEKAPDTQTATITQPSAARQDEQTRCNGDVPQMLPQRKAD, encoded by the exons ATGCCATTTGGTTGTCTGACACTTGGGGAGAAGAAGGATTACAACAATCCCTCAGAGGTGAACGACAAATATGACCTCGGACAAATTGTTAAATC GGAGGAGTTTTGTGAGATTTTCCGGGCCAAGGATAGGAACACCTTGAAGATGTACACCTGTAAAAAGTTCCACAAGAAGGACGGAAGGAAAGTGAGGAAGGCGGCCAAGAATGAGATAATGATCTTGAAGAT GGTAAAACATCATAACATCCTCCAGCTGGTTGACACGTTTGAAACTAAGAAAGAGTACTTCCTTTTTCTGGAACT CGCCACGGGCAGAGAGGTCTTTGACTGGATATTAGATCAAGGCTACTACTCCGAGAGGGACACCAGCAATGTTATGAGGCAGGTGTTGGAAGCTGTAGCTTACCTGCACTCTCAGAAAATTGTCCACAGAAATCTGAAG TTGGAGAACCTGGTGTACTTTAATCGTTTGAAGCACTCCAAAATTGTTATCAGTGACTTTCAGTTGGCAAAACTGGAAAATGGACTCATCAAGGACCCGTGTGGGACTCCGGAATATCTTG CTCCTGAGGTGGTTGGGAGGCAGAGGTACGGGAGACctgtggactgttgggccatcGGTGTCATCATGTACATACT TTTGTCTGGAAACCCTCCTTTCTATGATGACGCTGAAGAAGACGACTCTGACAATCGCGATAAGAACCTTTTCATAAAGATCTTGTCCGGGGACTATGAATTTGATTCCCCATACTGGGATGACATCTCAGATTCTG CCAAGACCTTAGTGGCGTCCTTGATGGAAGTGGACCAAGATCAGCGATTGACTGCACAGGAAGCTATTGCCCATGAATg GATTTCTGGAAACGCTGCCTCAGATAAGAACATTAAGGACGGTGTTTGTGCACAAATAGAAAAGAACTTTGCTAAAGCCAAGTGGAAG AAAGCTGTCAGAGTGACCACCCTCATGAAGAGGCTCCGAGCTTCTGAGCAGGGGGAATCTGGGGCCTCTGGTCTCGCTGAGGGGGCTGCAGCTGATCCCAACGCCCCCAGCGGCGCTGCTCCCGCTCTTCCCGTGGGCAACAGCCTCGCTACCAGCTTAAAGGCCGCTCTTAGCGAAAAGGCTCCCGACACACAGACTGCCACCATCACCCAGCCCAGTGCAGCCAGACAGGACGAGCAGACGCGGTGCAACGGCGACGTCCCTCAAATGCTGCCACAGAGGAAGGCAGATtag